Proteins found in one Xenopus laevis strain J_2021 chromosome 1L, Xenopus_laevis_v10.1, whole genome shotgun sequence genomic segment:
- the psip1.L gene encoding PC4 and SFRS1 interacting protein 1 L homeolog isoform X2, whose translation MTRDFKPGDLIFAKMKGYPHWPSRVDELPDGAVKPSTHKMPIFFFGTHETAFLGPKDIFPYEENKEKYAKPNKRKGFNEGLWEIENNPKVKFSSPQNILAITNAALREAAEAQMQEDLEENEEKLTKRRKSTTSKILGKHLDSSFSGLESPEKDMNAAKEDTSLLDQLGSEDAATPKVSPVVVKGRRGRKRKVDILAESAQELVAAPVSPPIQSPKRGRPATGEVKVPKPRGRPRLIKPPPSPERGMTNEEDQNKNKSPDRKPKKQTFQKKDEVLGDEEEKPKKDTNKKEATVDAETKTKVAAKIDSPAQSDSDDDEQEDEKSKGGKLSQVAQKRSLKPQPEKDNSDKKRKQEETVDMESQSKDEVKNTDDKKVDKKKEMSTDARLQRIHAEIKSSLKIDHLDVNRCISALDELASLQVSMQQAQKHTDMITTLKKIRRFKASQVIMDKATMLYNKFKNMFLVGEGDSVITQVLNKSLAEQRQHEEANKSKEPGKRGPHKKIEQNPDPNTFNGDREAQEQAQQNGDSSEETEEKEEKTSKCPGSASKGNESSKQSRDDSAPDN comes from the exons AGCATTTTTGGGACCAAAGGACATATTCCCTTACGAAGAAAATAAGGAGAAGTATGCCAAACCTAATAAGCGAAAGGGCTTTAACGAGGGGTTGTGGGAAATTGAGAACAACCCTAAGGTTAAATTCTCAAGTCCACAG AATATCTTGGCAATCACTAATGCTGCTCTAAGAGAGGCAGCAGAAGCGCAAATGCAAGAAGACCTAGAGGAAAATGAGGAGAAACTGACAAAGAGAAGGAAATCAACCACATCAAAG ATTTTAGGTAAGCATTTGGATTCATCTTTCAGTGGACTTGAGTCTCCGGAGAAAGATATGAATGCTGCAAAGGAAGATACAAGCCTTTTGGATCAACTTGGCAGTGAA GATGCTGCCACCCCAAAAGTTTCCCCTGTTGTAGTTAAAGGCAGAAGAGGTAGAAAGAGAAAG GTTGATATTCTGGCTGAGTCTGCACAAGAGTTAGTGGCTGCACCAGTGAGTCCACCAATACAGAGCCCTAAAAGAGGCAGACCAG CCACAGGAGAAGTCAAGGTTCCAAAACCTAGAGGAAGGCCAAGATTAATAAAACCCCCTCCCTCACCAGAACGAGGCAT GACAAATGAAGAAGATCAGAATAAGAATAAATCTCCAGacagaaaaccaaaaaaacaaacgtTTCAGAAAAAGGATGAGGTTTTAGGCGACGAAGaagaaaaaccaaaaaaagacacaaacaagAAAGAGGCAACAGTGGATGCCGAGACCAAAACAAAAGTTGCAGCAAAGATTGATTCTCCTGCTCAGTCAGATTCCGATGATGATGAACAAGAAGATGAAAAG AGCAAAGGTGGCAAACTCTCCCAGGTGGCTCAAAAGCGCAGCCTGAAGCCTCAACCGGAAAAAGATAATTCTGACAAAAAGCGCAAGCAGGAGGAAACTGTTGACATGGAGAG CCAGTCTAAGGATGAGGTAAAGAACACTGATGATAAAAAAGTGGACAAGAAAAAGG AAATGTCCACAGATGCCAGACTTCAAAGGATACATGCAGAAATTAAGAGCTCTTTAAAGATTGACCACTTG gaTGTAAACAGATGCATCAGTGCTTTGGATGAGCTGGCTTCTCTCCAAGTAAGCATGCAGCAAGCTCAGAAGCATACAGACATGATCACtaccctgaaaaaa ATTCGTAGGTTCAAAGCCAGCCAAGTGATTATGGATAAGGCCACCATGCTGTACAACAAATTCAAGAATATGTTCCTGGTTGGGGAAGGTGATTCTGTCATAACTCAAGTCCTAAACAAATCACTAGCAGAGCAAAGACAGCACGAGGAAGCCAATAAATCCAAGGAACCTGGAAAACGAGGGCCTCACAAGAAAATAGAGCAAAATCCAG ACCCAAATACTTTTAATGGTGACCGGGAAGCTCAAGAGCAAGCGCAACAAAACGGAGACAGCAGCGAGGAGACCgaggagaaagaagagaaaacTTCAAAGTG TCCTGGAAGTGCATCAAAAGGCAATGAGAGCAGCAAACAAAGCCGAGATGATTCTGCACCAGACAACTAA
- the psip1.L gene encoding PC4 and SFRS1 interacting protein 1 L homeolog (The RefSeq protein has 2 substitutions compared to this genomic sequence): MTRDFKPGDLIFAKMKGYPHWPSRVDELPDGAVKPSTHKMPIFFFGTHETAFLGPKDIFPYEENKEKYAKPNKRKGFNEGLWEIENNPKVKFSSPQNILAITNAALREAAEAQMQEDLEENEEKLTKRRKSTTSKILGRHLDSSFSGLESPEKDMNAAKEDTSLLDQLGSEDAATPKVSPVVVKGRRGRKRKVDILAESAQELVAAPVSPPIQSPKRGRPATGEVKVPKPRGRPRLIKPPPSPERGMTNEEDQNKNKSPDRKPKKQTFQKKGEVLGDEEEKPKKDTNKKEATVDAETKTKVAAKIDSPAQSDSDDDEQEDEKKSKGGKLSQVAQKRSLKPQPEKDNSDKKRKQEETVDMESQSKDEVKNTDDKKVDKKKEMSTDARLQRIHAEIKSSLKIDHLDVNRCISALDELASLQVSMQQAQKHTDMITTLKKIRRFKASQVIMDKATMLYNKFKNMFLVGEGDSVITQVLNKSLAEQRQHEEANKSKEPGKRGPHKKIEQNPDPNTFNGDREAQEQAQQNGDSSEETEEKEEKTSKCPGSASKGNESSKQSRDDSAPDN, translated from the exons AGCATTTTTGGGACCAAAGGACATATTCCCTTACGAAGAAAATAAGGAGAAGTATGCCAAACCTAATAAGCGAAAGGGCTTTAACGAGGGGTTGTGGGAAATTGAGAACAACCCTAAGGTTAAATTCTCAAGTCCACAG AATATCTTGGCAATCACTAATGCTGCTCTAAGAGAGGCAGCAGAAGCGCAAATGCAAGAAGACCTAGAGGAAAATGAGGAGAAACTGACAAAGAGAAGGAAATCAACCACATCAAAG ATTTTAGGTAAGCATTTGGATTCATCTTTCAGTGGACTTGAGTCTCCGGAGAAAGATATGAATGCTGCAAAGGAAGATACAAGCCTTTTGGATCAACTTGGCAGTGAA GATGCTGCCACCCCAAAAGTTTCCCCTGTTGTAGTTAAAGGCAGAAGAGGTAGAAAGAGAAAG GTTGATATTCTGGCTGAGTCTGCACAAGAGTTAGTGGCTGCACCAGTGAGTCCACCAATACAGAGCCCTAAAAGAGGCAGACCAG CCACAGGAGAAGTCAAGGTTCCAAAACCTAGAGGAAGGCCAAGATTAATAAAACCCCCTCCCTCACCAGAACGAGGCAT GACAAATGAAGAAGATCAGAATAAGAATAAATCTCCAGacagaaaaccaaaaaaacaaacgtTTCAGAAAAAGGATGAGGTTTTAGGCGACGAAGaagaaaaaccaaaaaaagacacaaacaagAAAGAGGCAACAGTGGATGCCGAGACCAAAACAAAAGTTGCAGCAAAGATTGATTCTCCTGCTCAGTCAGATTCCGATGATGATGAACAAGAAGATGAAAAG AAGAGCAAAGGTGGCAAACTCTCCCAGGTGGCTCAAAAGCGCAGCCTGAAGCCTCAACCGGAAAAAGATAATTCTGACAAAAAGCGCAAGCAGGAGGAAACTGTTGACATGGAGAG CCAGTCTAAGGATGAGGTAAAGAACACTGATGATAAAAAAGTGGACAAGAAAAAGG AAATGTCCACAGATGCCAGACTTCAAAGGATACATGCAGAAATTAAGAGCTCTTTAAAGATTGACCACTTG gaTGTAAACAGATGCATCAGTGCTTTGGATGAGCTGGCTTCTCTCCAAGTAAGCATGCAGCAAGCTCAGAAGCATACAGACATGATCACtaccctgaaaaaa ATTCGTAGGTTCAAAGCCAGCCAAGTGATTATGGATAAGGCCACCATGCTGTACAACAAATTCAAGAATATGTTCCTGGTTGGGGAAGGTGATTCTGTCATAACTCAAGTCCTAAACAAATCACTAGCAGAGCAAAGACAGCACGAGGAAGCCAATAAATCCAAGGAACCTGGAAAACGAGGGCCTCACAAGAAAATAGAGCAAAATCCAG ACCCAAATACTTTTAATGGTGACCGGGAAGCTCAAGAGCAAGCGCAACAAAACGGAGACAGCAGCGAGGAGACCgaggagaaagaagagaaaacTTCAAAGTG TCCTGGAAGTGCATCAAAAGGCAATGAGAGCAGCAAACAAAGCCGAGATGATTCTGCACCAGACAACTAA
- the psip1.L gene encoding PC4 and SFRS1 interacting protein 1 L homeolog isoform X1, translating into MTRDFKPGDLIFAKMKGYPHWPSRVDELPDGAVKPSTHKMPIFFFGTHETAFLGPKDIFPYEENKEKYAKPNKRKGFNEGLWEIENNPKVKFSSPQNILAITNAALREAAEAQMQEDLEENEEKLTKRRKSTTSKILGKHLDSSFSGLESPEKDMNAAKEDTSLLDQLGSEDAATPKVSPVVVKGRRGRKRKVDILAESAQELVAAPVSPPIQSPKRGRPATGEVKVPKPRGRPRLIKPPPSPERGMTNEEDQNKNKSPDRKPKKQTFQKKDEVLGDEEEKPKKDTNKKEATVDAETKTKVAAKIDSPAQSDSDDDEQEDEKKSKGGKLSQVAQKRSLKPQPEKDNSDKKRKQEETVDMESQSKDEVKNTDDKKVDKKKEMSTDARLQRIHAEIKSSLKIDHLDVNRCISALDELASLQVSMQQAQKHTDMITTLKKIRRFKASQVIMDKATMLYNKFKNMFLVGEGDSVITQVLNKSLAEQRQHEEANKSKEPGKRGPHKKIEQNPDPNTFNGDREAQEQAQQNGDSSEETEEKEEKTSKCPGSASKGNESSKQSRDDSAPDN; encoded by the exons AGCATTTTTGGGACCAAAGGACATATTCCCTTACGAAGAAAATAAGGAGAAGTATGCCAAACCTAATAAGCGAAAGGGCTTTAACGAGGGGTTGTGGGAAATTGAGAACAACCCTAAGGTTAAATTCTCAAGTCCACAG AATATCTTGGCAATCACTAATGCTGCTCTAAGAGAGGCAGCAGAAGCGCAAATGCAAGAAGACCTAGAGGAAAATGAGGAGAAACTGACAAAGAGAAGGAAATCAACCACATCAAAG ATTTTAGGTAAGCATTTGGATTCATCTTTCAGTGGACTTGAGTCTCCGGAGAAAGATATGAATGCTGCAAAGGAAGATACAAGCCTTTTGGATCAACTTGGCAGTGAA GATGCTGCCACCCCAAAAGTTTCCCCTGTTGTAGTTAAAGGCAGAAGAGGTAGAAAGAGAAAG GTTGATATTCTGGCTGAGTCTGCACAAGAGTTAGTGGCTGCACCAGTGAGTCCACCAATACAGAGCCCTAAAAGAGGCAGACCAG CCACAGGAGAAGTCAAGGTTCCAAAACCTAGAGGAAGGCCAAGATTAATAAAACCCCCTCCCTCACCAGAACGAGGCAT GACAAATGAAGAAGATCAGAATAAGAATAAATCTCCAGacagaaaaccaaaaaaacaaacgtTTCAGAAAAAGGATGAGGTTTTAGGCGACGAAGaagaaaaaccaaaaaaagacacaaacaagAAAGAGGCAACAGTGGATGCCGAGACCAAAACAAAAGTTGCAGCAAAGATTGATTCTCCTGCTCAGTCAGATTCCGATGATGATGAACAAGAAGATGAAAAG AAGAGCAAAGGTGGCAAACTCTCCCAGGTGGCTCAAAAGCGCAGCCTGAAGCCTCAACCGGAAAAAGATAATTCTGACAAAAAGCGCAAGCAGGAGGAAACTGTTGACATGGAGAG CCAGTCTAAGGATGAGGTAAAGAACACTGATGATAAAAAAGTGGACAAGAAAAAGG AAATGTCCACAGATGCCAGACTTCAAAGGATACATGCAGAAATTAAGAGCTCTTTAAAGATTGACCACTTG gaTGTAAACAGATGCATCAGTGCTTTGGATGAGCTGGCTTCTCTCCAAGTAAGCATGCAGCAAGCTCAGAAGCATACAGACATGATCACtaccctgaaaaaa ATTCGTAGGTTCAAAGCCAGCCAAGTGATTATGGATAAGGCCACCATGCTGTACAACAAATTCAAGAATATGTTCCTGGTTGGGGAAGGTGATTCTGTCATAACTCAAGTCCTAAACAAATCACTAGCAGAGCAAAGACAGCACGAGGAAGCCAATAAATCCAAGGAACCTGGAAAACGAGGGCCTCACAAGAAAATAGAGCAAAATCCAG ACCCAAATACTTTTAATGGTGACCGGGAAGCTCAAGAGCAAGCGCAACAAAACGGAGACAGCAGCGAGGAGACCgaggagaaagaagagaaaacTTCAAAGTG TCCTGGAAGTGCATCAAAAGGCAATGAGAGCAGCAAACAAAGCCGAGATGATTCTGCACCAGACAACTAA